The Pseudomonadota bacterium genome segment AGGGCGCGCATCGCTGGCCAGCCGCCAGGTGGCGTTCGGTCCGGAGCCAACACCAAAATGCGCGAGACCGCTTCGCGCGCCTCGATAGCGGATCTCAGCAAGCCGGATTTACCGACCCCACTGGGTCCCGATATTTCAACCACGCCACCCTGTGTTTCCGCCTCCTGAAGCAGCTCCTCCAATTCGCGCCGGGGCTTTTCCCGTGCGAGCCGGCAATCCTTAACCGTAAGACCGATGTCTTGGAGTGCGTGGCGACTCAATTCCTCGATATGGCGGCGCACAACGGCAAGCCCTGGCGCCGCGCCGACGCTTACGCCGAGGTCGTTCAGCTTTCGAACCAATTCGTCCCGGTTCAATTCACCGCCAATGGCGTCGGCGCGAAGGACGAGTCCGAATAACGAGTCATAGAGACCGGCGTCACTTTTCTCAGACGCCAAATATCGCGCACGCAGTCGGTCATGATACTCCGCCATTGAGTTCGGACGTGCATAGTCGAAAGTCAGCACCGAAAATGACCGAAGGACGTCATGGAGAACGTCGTTCCCCGTTTCGTCTTTCGCTGCGAGGAGCGCTCTGAATGCGGCCACGAACGCCCGCATATCTTTGTTGCTGCGCCCATCCGTCTCAAGGAGCTTTAGGAATGACGCGGCATCGATCGTTTGCTGTGCCAGTTCCAGCACTTCCTGCACGCCATTCTCGATCACGCCTGTCGTCCGCTCAATTGCGACGGCGAAGCGTCGATCCGGCTCGATCTTTCGCGCCCTGACGATCCCGTCCACGACAGACTGAAAATTGGCGTCGTTTTCCGTAAACGCCATCGATCGTTTGACCTGAATCTCAAGACACCGAACTTCGCCCTGAGGCGTCGCACCCCGCACGATGACGTCATCAAGCGGATGCCCCTGCCCGCCTCGCTGAAACTCAAGCCGATCGACGATCGCACCCGGCAGTCCGAGCGGCTCAGTGCTCGCCAGCAAGGCAAGCGCATAATGCGTTCCGATTTTCGCCTCGAACTGGGGGCCTGCTGGTCCAGTCGAGCGAGGACTGAAGTCTTTTTCAGCAGGACGCACGGTCAAAACACCAATTCCTGTCAAAAAAAATCATTTAAGATTGCTCATAAAAATTCCGGGCCACCATACTTAATTACAAGTAAAGATATTTCCAAAGAGGATTGACTGTCAGGCATGAGATTACCGGCATAGAGGAGAAATTGCATCAAAGATATGTTTGTTATTGATAATCCTCATTGGTGCTTGCAGGTTATGACTGTGTGAGGTCTTTTCGGAGGCTCGGCATGTTGGGGGGGCCGATTGGTTCTGCAAAATGGCGATCACGCTTGTCTTCTTTCATTTCAAAGTCGTGCAGCCGGCAAAGATTTAATGCCGGGGGTGTGCCTGATCCAGGGTTTACTATCTCGAAGCCTTGGCGTCGATCATCATGGTGCCGCTGCCGGAGAGGTATTCGGTTCGTTTGATTTCTTCGATGTTGCGGAGTTTCTTGATCAGTTCCGCAGCCACGTCCCGCCGTCCTATCTCGATGCCGCAAGAAGCACAATGCAGCACAAAGTTGCATTGTGCTGCAATCTGATATATGTTGACATCATTAACAACCAAGTCACGGAGGTGGGAAAATGGCTATGGCGGTGCGTATTTCAGAGGAATTGGTAAACGAAGCAAAAAAAATTAGCAAAATTGACCATCGGTCGCTGACAGGACAAATTGAGCATTGGGCCAGAATTGGCAAATACGCAGAGGAAAACCCGGATTTAACCTATGATTTAATAAAGGAAATACTTGTTGGAATAGAAGAGTTAAAGCAAGGGGATAAAACTGAGTACCAATTCGGTTGAGCGCAAATGAAAATCTATCAATCGAGGTCATTTGAAAATAAAGTCAAAAAATTTAACCCGAATGAAAAAAACGATCTCGACAACGAAATAAAAGAAATTGCCCGGAACCCCTCAATTGGCATCGAAAAAAAAGGTGATTTAAGGGGTGCTTTTATTCACAAATTCAAAATCAAAACCACATTATATCTGCTTTCATATCGTGTTGTAGCGGATGGGCTGGAATTCATCATGATTGGGGCGCATGAAAATTATTATCGTGACCTCAAGTCCTATCTGAAAAAAAAATAATGCATAGTACAGGGGGGGGCACCTTTTAGTAGTTCAGTAAGGAGTAAGGATGACTGTCATGATTTCATGGCTTTCCTGATCTTCTTCAAGGCCGGGCTTTTGATGTGTTGGCTGTTTGGCGTGAAGGGCGACGGGGCAGGGGATGACTTTGCGCCGGAGCTGTCACTACCTCGAAGCCTTGGCGTCGATCATCATGGTGCCGCTGCCGGTCAGGTATTCGGTTAGTTTGATCTCTTCGATGTTGCGGAGTTTCTTGATCAGTTCGGCGATCCGGTTGCAGCTCGTTTTCATTTCCTTCATGTACATTTCATGGTCTTCGGGGATTTTGTTTTCGGCGAAGGAGCGGGTGAGTTTGTCGATGCCGATGGAGAGAAAGACCAGCGAGTTGTTGATCTCGTGATTGAGGGTGACGACCAGCGCTTTGACCATCTCGATCTTCGCCTGGTCCAGCAGTTTTTCCTGCAGCCGGTAGTTTTCCTGGATCAGGTTGTATTGTTCGACACATTGAGAGATCGTGGTTTTCAACTCCAGGTCGTTCCAGGGTTTGCCGACGATCCGGTACACCTCGCCGCTGCTGATGGCCTTTAATGCCAGTTCAAGATCGAGGGCGCCGGTGATCATTACCCGCACCGTGTCGGGCGCAATCTCGCGGGCCTTCTGGAGAACCTCGATTCCGGAAATCCCCGGCATCATGTAATCGGTGACGACCACAGCCACTTTGCTTTCGGCGAGGTTTTCCAGGGCCAAGTTCCCGTCGGTGAATGTTTCGACCGAATACCCCTCACCCATGAAGAAGCGTTTCAGGCTCGATAAGACATGCGGCTCGTCATCAACAATGTAGATCGTCGGTTCATCCATGACATGATTCCAGTTTGACAGATTATTTGTGCCGGTGTTTTCAGAATATCACTTTTCCGATTCCGGAATCCAGCGGTTAGTGAGCGAATCTGATGGATGTAAGTAACTTTCCACACGGAGATTCCCCGTGGTTCGAAGTCGCACTCCGTTTGCTATCTGCCGCGGGGAGTTTCAATAGAATCGGGCGTTGTTCTGCAGTTTGTGTATTCCCCGGAAGTCTGCCACCCAGTCCACGTGAAGGTTGCCACCTAATGTACGTGAAAGCTGCCACCTATTCTCCGGCAAAGCTGCCACCTGTCGGAGCGAAGCGACGCAGGAGTTTTTTCTTTACTCCGAATGGGCCTCTTTCTTCAAGTTTGAATTCTTTTTTCTCATAGATTCTCCTTTTAAATTTATCCGGTGCGCGTTGTGAACCAGCCGGTCCAGAATGGCGTCGGCAAGAGTTGCGTCCCCGATGAGTTCATGCCAGTGATCCACTGGCACCTGGCTTGTTACCATGGTTGATTGCAGCTTGTGTCGGTCTTCAAGAATTTCTAAAAGGTCATGGCGCTGCTCCGTATTGAGTTGTTTGAGGCCAAAATCGTCAAGGATCAAGAGATTTGTTTTGGCAAAACCATCAAGTAACTTGCCATACCGCCCATCACCTTTTGCCAGGGAAAGATCCTGGAAGAGCCTGGGCAGGCGAAGATAGAGAGCCGTATGTCCTTCCCGGCAGGCCTTTTGCGCCAAAGCACAGGCAAGATAGGATTTGCCCACCCCGGTTGACCCGCAAATGATCAGATTTTGATGTTCTTTAAGCCAATGACAGTCTGCGAGTTTTAAAACAAGAGCCCGGTCAAGGCCACGTGGTTGACGAAAGTCGATGTCCTCCACAGAAGCGCTCTGCCGGAGTTTTGCTTTTTTCAGCCGTTTTGCCATACGGCGATTTTCTCGTTCCGTCATCTCGCGATCAACAAGCAACCCGAGACGCTCCTCAAACGATAATTCCTTGATCTCGGGCATCTGCAGCTGTTCGCCGAGGGCATTAGCCATGCCGAAGAAGCGCAGGGATTGCAGTTTTTCATGGGTGGGATGGGTAAGCATGGTATCTCCTTTTTCAATGTGTCTGTTTGTAGTAATGAGATCCTCTGATATTGTCATGATTGAACAGGGACTGCTGTTCCACCGGATCATGCAGGGTCTTTTTTTCCAGGCCGTTTTTAAGGATCGATTCGATACTTCTGTAGGAAGTCGTCCCCAGATGTAAAGCTCGCAGGCAGGCCATCTCCAGGCGCTCGGTGTCGTAACTTTTTTCAAGTCGCAGGATGCCCAGAATAGAACGGAATGCCTGTTGCGGATGAGGCCGTGAGGCGAGTATCTTTTCCACCAGTTCGGCGGTCTGCGGGCCGATTGAGTTCGCCCAGCGGATGAAACGCTCGGGCGACCATTTGGCATAATGCCTGTGGGCCGGCGGCATATGTTCCTTGCTGGTGGTGTGGCGCCCCGGGAGATTATTTCTGACATGGCTGGCGACTCGCGTCCCCTGGTGAAAGAACTCGACGATATTGGCCGAGATGCGAACATCGATTTGTTTTTTAACCAGCTGGTGCGGAACGCTGTAGTAGTGCCGATTGATCTCAACATGATAGTCGATGTGCACCCGGGCCTTTTTCCACTCTGCATACTGGTACGGTTGAGCAGGCAAAGGTTTAAGCGCTGCCTTGTCCAGTGATTCAAAAAGATTTTTGCGGCTGCCGGGTATTTTTTTGAATGGACGATCATTGAGTTCAACAAGCAACTTTCTGATCGCCTGATTGACTTCTGCCAGACTAAAGAATGTATGATTGCGCAGGCGGGCGAGAATCCAGCGTTCCACCACCAAAACGGCTGTTTCCACCTTGGCCTTGTCCCGTGGTTTTCTTACCCTTGCCGGCAGAACTATGACCTGATAGTGGCTTGCAAGATCCTGGTATGTTGGATTGAGATCCGGTTCATAGCGGCAGGCCTTGGAAACGCCGCTTTTAAGATTATCAGGCACCACAATTTCAGGAACACCGCCGAAAAACGCAAATGTGCGAACATGAGAGCCGATCCAATCCGGCAGACCTTGGGTCCAGGTTGCCTCGGCATACGTGTAGCTGCTGGCTCCAAGGACAGCTACGAAAACCTGAGCTGTCCTGATTTCGCCGGTATGACTGTCAATGATCGGTACAGTATGACCGGCATAGTCGACAAATATCTTTTCTCCGGCACGATGCTCCTGGCGCATGACAAGATCCACCTTGCCGGTCCAGGCATGATATTTCCGGCAAAACCAACTGTACTGATATCCGTTTGGATTGCCTTCTCTGTACTCCTGCCAGAGCAGAAAGAGCGTAACGCCTTTTTTTCTCAATTCGCGATGTACAACCGCCCAATCCGGCACCAAACGGGCATCGCGCCGAACCTGCGGGGGCGGTGGAAACAGCAACCGCTCCACATTCTCGTCGCTGAGATCATCCGGCAATGGCCATGGTAGGCCGGACACCGAAAAACGACGCAGATAATCAGCAATCGTCGGTCGACTTGTCCCGCAACAGCTGGAAATTTTCCGGTTGCTTAAATTACAGTCAAATTTTAACCGTAGGACTTCTCTTACTTTTCGCATAGACAACCTCTCTGCCGGCATCTGTGTCTCCTTTCTTCATATTGAAAAAAAGGCTCACAATACCAACGGCTGTCCTACGTCGCTAAATCCAAAATTCAGGTGGCAGCTTTGCCGGAGAATGGGTGGCAGGAATCAAATACAATGGGTGGCAGCTTTGCCGTACAATGGGTGGCAGGCTTCGTGTACATTAGGTGGCAGACTTGCCGGAGAATACTCATGCAGTTGGCATGCCCTTTGGACAGCGGCCTGTTTTTTTGCATGTCACATTGCCTCTTCACCCGATGAGTTCTTTTGTGGTTCAATGATCATTATGCGGATCAAATTTTTTCAGACCCTCTCTTTTCAGGTCATTCTCATTATCGCCCTGGGGCTGTCGGTAATGACCCTGGTGCAGTTCAATTATTCCGAAGAGATTATCGAGGGCAGTATCCTGCACGAAACAAAGAAACAGGCGCTGGCATATCTGCTGGGGATTGAGCGGGAGATCCAGGCCCTGCCGGACCCCTATGATTCGCTCAGGGTCAGCGGAGTTCTCTATGGCGCCAAGACCCATGATATCAGCCAGCTTGGTTTTTCGATCATCAATATCTACTGCTACAACAGAGCCGGTGAAATATTCGCCTTCATGGATGAGCCTGATAAACTGACCAAGGACCTTTCGGCGGAATATGGCGAGGTTATCCGCAAGAATGCGCCTTACCTGGGGAGGGAGATAGAGAGCAATCACGTTGATGAAAACGGCAACATCATCCACTCGGTCGATGTAATCGTTCCGATCCATTACAAAAACGAGGTGCTTGGCGGGCTTGAAGTGGAGATCAACCTGAACAGAACCTTCGAGATGATCAGAGAGATTGACGATCTGTATGAGAAGCGGATTGTTTTCATGCTCTCTGTGGCACTGGTCGGCATGGTCCTCTTTATTTTTCTCATCGTAAACTGGCGAGTCCTTGCTCCGCTCAGGCAACTGGGAGAGGTGACAAAGAAGATCGCGGCAGGGGAGTTCAAAGCGAGGGTTGAATATGGTCCGAAAAACGAGATCGGGAGGCTTGGCCGGTCGATCAATGAGATGGCCCGGAGCATCGAAGCTCTGTTTCATGAACTGAATCAGGCCTATATTGCGATCCTGAACTCACTCTCCAAAGCCTTGGAGGCACGGGACGAATACACCGCGAACCATTCGGAAAACGTCGCCAGGTATGCGGTCAAGCTGGGAAGGCGGGTCGGTATATCCGGGGACGAGCTGAAATCTCTAGCCCAGGGCGCCATGATCCATGATCTGGGCAAGATCGGCATTCCGGACAGTATTTTGAACAAACCGGGAAAGTTGCGGGAGGAAGAGTATGCCAAGATACAGGAGCACCCCCTCCTGACTGCCGCAATTTTAAGGCCCCTTGAAAAGTTCAGACATTTTTCCGATATTGCCCGCTCTCACCATGAACGATGGGATGGTCTGGGGTATCCGGACGGATTGAGGGGAGACGAGATCCCTTATCTGGCAAGGATCGTGGCGATTGCCGATTCATGGGATGCGATCACCGGCGACCGGGTCTATCGCAAGGGCGCCGGTTTCAAGAAGGCTCTCTCGCTGTTTGAAAAAGAACGGGACTCAGGACAATGGGACCCGGAACTGGTTGACGAGTTTGTCAGGATGATGCAGGAGGAAAAGGAAGGGGGCGCCTGATTCGAAGTGCAAATCAAGCAGCAAAAGGCCGGCTGCTGCCAATCAATTGCCGGCCTTTTGTTGCGCCCTTGAAAAATTCTATCTGCCGGTCACCTCTTTCAGGAACTGACCGAATCTCTGCCATGATTTCCGGTCGGCGTCTTCGCGGTAGCGGTCCGAGTCGAATACGGTAAAGGCATGGGGCGCGCCGCCGTAGGTGATCATTTCATGGGGGACCTGATGGTTTTCCAGTTCCTTGGCGAGGCCTGCGAAATGGTCCATGGTGATGCTCTGGTCGGCGGTGCCGTGCATGATCAGGAGTTTCCCTTTCGTTGCCGAATGGTCCTGGCCCTCCGGGGTGGCAAGTCCGCCGTGGAAGGTGACAAAACCCTTCAGGTCGGCGCCGGACCTGGCGAATTCAAGGACCGCCGCCCCGCCGAAGCAATACCCCATCGCCACCGCGTTATCGATATCGGCGCCGAGTGCCCCGGCCGTGGTCATCGCCCCGTTTAAAAGGGCGCGCATCTTTACCCGGTCTTTGTAAAGCTCGCCGGTATGCTGCTTTCTGTCCTTGTTTTCCGTGGGGCGGATCCCTTTACCGAAAAGATCGGCGGCAAAAACCGCATAGCCGAGTCCGGCAAGCATCTCGGCGCGCTTCACCTCGTAGCCGGTCAACCCGTCCCAGTCGTGGACCAGGAGAACAAGCGGCGCGGTGGGAGACGGTGAGACAAAGTAGCCCTCGAAAGACTCCCCGTTCACCTGGTAATCGACGGATCGCCCTGCGCCATAGACGGCAGTTGCGCCGAGCAGGATCAGAAAAACAGCCGGTATGATTTTTTTCATAGCACCCTCCTTGGAGTATTTATCATAAGAGATGTCACATCATTTTTGGAAACGATTTGTCCTGTTGCCACAATATTCATTGGGGTGAGTTCCGGCAAATGAGTCCGAAAAGATTGCCGGGGTTTTTTCCCTCTGATCTGCTCTTTGCCTCTTCAGGAAAAGAAACCTCCAGGATCCTTCATTTGTCCTGGAATATGATTCCATTGAGTTGTGAAATAAGTTAAAAGAGGATTGCATGATCTGACTCGGAATGACCCTTTAATGAAACCGGCAATTTTATGATTACGGAAAATCTGGTGTCAAACAGCGCGGTTCTCGATCCCACCGGGATTGTTTTCTGGACCAGGATCGGCGCTACGGTGCTCTGCGGCGGTATTGTCGGGCTTGAGCGGCAGCTCAGAGGTAAACCTGCGGGGATCAGGACGAGCATCCTGATCTGTCTCGGTACCCATATCTTCGTGAGCCTGGCCGCTTCCCTGAATGAATACACCCTTGATCCTTCCCGGGTCCTCGGCCAGGTGGTCACCGGAATCGGCTTCATCGGCGCCGGGGTG includes the following:
- a CDS encoding MgtC/SapB family protein, which gives rise to MITENLVSNSAVLDPTGIVFWTRIGATVLCGGIVGLERQLRGKPAGIRTSILICLGTHIFVSLAASLNEYTLDPSRVLGQVVTGIGFIGAGVIMSKEGLVKGVTSAAIIWVLAGIGAAIGLGNLPMALSITLVAVGVLWGVEFLESTFKKLRRGVHHKYHKGEGFTED
- a CDS encoding ParD-like family protein — its product is MAMAVRISEELVNEAKKISKIDHRSLTGQIEHWARIGKYAEENPDLTYDLIKEILVGIEELKQGDKTEYQFG
- the istA gene encoding IS21 family transposase, which produces MPAERLSMRKVREVLRLKFDCNLSNRKISSCCGTSRPTIADYLRRFSVSGLPWPLPDDLSDENVERLLFPPPPQVRRDARLVPDWAVVHRELRKKGVTLFLLWQEYREGNPNGYQYSWFCRKYHAWTGKVDLVMRQEHRAGEKIFVDYAGHTVPIIDSHTGEIRTAQVFVAVLGASSYTYAEATWTQGLPDWIGSHVRTFAFFGGVPEIVVPDNLKSGVSKACRYEPDLNPTYQDLASHYQVIVLPARVRKPRDKAKVETAVLVVERWILARLRNHTFFSLAEVNQAIRKLLVELNDRPFKKIPGSRKNLFESLDKAALKPLPAQPYQYAEWKKARVHIDYHVEINRHYYSVPHQLVKKQIDVRISANIVEFFHQGTRVASHVRNNLPGRHTTSKEHMPPAHRHYAKWSPERFIRWANSIGPQTAELVEKILASRPHPQQAFRSILGILRLEKSYDTERLEMACLRALHLGTTSYRSIESILKNGLEKKTLHDPVEQQSLFNHDNIRGSHYYKQTH
- the istB gene encoding IS21-like element helper ATPase IstB; the encoded protein is MLTHPTHEKLQSLRFFGMANALGEQLQMPEIKELSFEERLGLLVDREMTERENRRMAKRLKKAKLRQSASVEDIDFRQPRGLDRALVLKLADCHWLKEHQNLIICGSTGVGKSYLACALAQKACREGHTALYLRLPRLFQDLSLAKGDGRYGKLLDGFAKTNLLILDDFGLKQLNTEQRHDLLEILEDRHKLQSTMVTSQVPVDHWHELIGDATLADAILDRLVHNAHRINLKGESMRKKNSNLKKEAHSE
- a CDS encoding dienelactone hydrolase family protein — its product is MKKIIPAVFLILLGATAVYGAGRSVDYQVNGESFEGYFVSPSPTAPLVLLVHDWDGLTGYEVKRAEMLAGLGYAVFAADLFGKGIRPTENKDRKQHTGELYKDRVKMRALLNGAMTTAGALGADIDNAVAMGYCFGGAAVLEFARSGADLKGFVTFHGGLATPEGQDHSATKGKLLIMHGTADQSITMDHFAGLAKELENHQVPHEMITYGGAPHAFTVFDSDRYREDADRKSWQRFGQFLKEVTGR
- a CDS encoding type II toxin-antitoxin system RelE/ParE family toxin — its product is MKIYQSRSFENKVKKFNPNEKNDLDNEIKEIARNPSIGIEKKGDLRGAFIHKFKIKTTLYLLSYRVVADGLEFIMIGAHENYYRDLKSYLKKK
- a CDS encoding response regulator; the encoded protein is MDEPTIYIVDDEPHVLSSLKRFFMGEGYSVETFTDGNLALENLAESKVAVVVTDYMMPGISGIEVLQKAREIAPDTVRVMITGALDLELALKAISSGEVYRIVGKPWNDLELKTTISQCVEQYNLIQENYRLQEKLLDQAKIEMVKALVVTLNHEINNSLVFLSIGIDKLTRSFAENKIPEDHEMYMKEMKTSCNRIAELIKKLRNIEEIKLTEYLTGSGTMMIDAKASR
- a CDS encoding HD domain-containing protein is translated as MRIKFFQTLSFQVILIIALGLSVMTLVQFNYSEEIIEGSILHETKKQALAYLLGIEREIQALPDPYDSLRVSGVLYGAKTHDISQLGFSIINIYCYNRAGEIFAFMDEPDKLTKDLSAEYGEVIRKNAPYLGREIESNHVDENGNIIHSVDVIVPIHYKNEVLGGLEVEINLNRTFEMIREIDDLYEKRIVFMLSVALVGMVLFIFLIVNWRVLAPLRQLGEVTKKIAAGEFKARVEYGPKNEIGRLGRSINEMARSIEALFHELNQAYIAILNSLSKALEARDEYTANHSENVARYAVKLGRRVGISGDELKSLAQGAMIHDLGKIGIPDSILNKPGKLREEEYAKIQEHPLLTAAILRPLEKFRHFSDIARSHHERWDGLGYPDGLRGDEIPYLARIVAIADSWDAITGDRVYRKGAGFKKALSLFEKERDSGQWDPELVDEFVRMMQEEKEGGA